Proteins from a genomic interval of Marmoricola sp. OAE513:
- a CDS encoding ATP-grasp fold amidoligase family protein has product MLSRIRPLPARLLAWRRLVRRLRREYRAAHGMRLRIFRPRRYTEKIQWRKAFDHDPRYPALLDKVAVRQHVSARVGDDLLVPVQWVGRRPGRIPFEDLVAPYVLKSTHASGQVVIVDGTGEPDESALRRTARRWLKVDHGRKGGEWGYSRVRPRLVVESRVGGDEPPLERRVFVFGGKAHVVNTVTVENGQIRNAAFHDLDWNRISWWFSREPLPGDWPRPALLDRMVAAAEAVAADLEHARVDFFDHGDQIWIGEITLYSWSGMSKFHPPGADEELGAAWTIDRPLRRALSSIVRRDPVGAPDRT; this is encoded by the coding sequence GTGCTCTCCCGCATCCGGCCCCTCCCGGCCCGCCTGCTCGCGTGGCGACGGCTGGTGCGTCGGCTCCGGCGCGAGTACCGCGCTGCGCACGGGATGCGGCTGCGGATCTTCCGGCCGCGGCGCTACACCGAGAAGATCCAGTGGCGCAAGGCGTTCGACCACGACCCGCGCTACCCCGCCCTGCTCGACAAGGTCGCCGTACGCCAGCACGTCAGCGCCCGCGTCGGCGACGATCTGCTCGTGCCGGTGCAGTGGGTCGGTCGACGCCCGGGGCGGATCCCGTTCGAGGACCTGGTGGCGCCGTACGTGCTGAAGAGCACGCACGCCTCGGGTCAGGTCGTGATCGTCGACGGGACCGGCGAGCCCGACGAGAGCGCCCTGCGGCGTACGGCGCGACGCTGGTTGAAGGTCGACCACGGGCGCAAGGGAGGCGAGTGGGGCTACTCCCGGGTGCGCCCGCGCCTGGTCGTAGAGAGCCGTGTCGGGGGCGACGAGCCTCCGCTGGAGCGCCGGGTGTTCGTGTTCGGCGGCAAGGCGCACGTGGTGAACACGGTCACGGTCGAGAACGGGCAGATCCGCAACGCCGCTTTCCACGACCTCGACTGGAACCGGATCAGCTGGTGGTTCAGCCGGGAACCGCTGCCGGGCGACTGGCCGCGGCCGGCGCTGCTCGACCGGATGGTTGCGGCAGCAGAAGCGGTCGCCGCCGACCTCGAGCACGCCCGGGTCGACTTCTTCGACCACGGCGACCAGATCTGGATCGGCGAGATCACGCTGTACTCGTGGTCGGGGATGTCGAAGTTCCACCCACCGGGCGCCGACGAGGAGCTCGGTGCCGCCTGGACCATCGACCGCCCGTTG